A genome region from Geodermatophilus bullaregiensis includes the following:
- a CDS encoding isochorismate synthase: protein MVNAAPATITTLPVEDSPDLLAVLPLEGALCWLRHGEGLVGWGEAARLEVSGPAALAEVADWWASYTSDAVIDDQVVTPGSGPVLFASIAFDPVAGTSVFVVPEVVVGRRRGVSWCTGINGAYLHSAPTAGDADKSSVPVLRYSDGALDPASWCTAVAAALKRIDTGELTKVVLARELIVAADEPLSHQRVLRRLAARFPLCWTFAVDGLLGATPELLLRRTGRRLWARVLAGTSRRGAGNEDIGLGASLLASEKNRAEHDLALESLVRALQPYCRTITTPGRPELLTLPNVLHLASDVHGIQRCSGSAREAGLLELVGSVHPTAAVCGTPAGTARTLIKELEAMDRGRYAGPVGWLDSRGDGEFGLALRCAEFGRDGFSARLFAGCGIVAGSDPLEELIESQAKFSAVQAALEC, encoded by the coding sequence GTGGTGAACGCCGCTCCTGCAACTATCACCACTCTGCCCGTTGAGGACTCGCCCGACCTTCTCGCCGTCCTGCCCCTCGAGGGGGCGCTCTGCTGGTTGCGCCACGGCGAGGGACTGGTGGGCTGGGGGGAGGCGGCTCGGCTGGAGGTCTCAGGTCCGGCCGCACTGGCCGAGGTGGCCGACTGGTGGGCGTCATACACGTCGGACGCCGTGATAGATGACCAAGTGGTGACGCCTGGCTCTGGCCCCGTATTGTTCGCGAGCATCGCTTTTGATCCCGTGGCCGGGACGTCGGTGTTCGTCGTCCCCGAAGTTGTCGTCGGCCGCAGGCGCGGCGTGAGCTGGTGCACCGGGATTAATGGCGCCTATCTCCACTCAGCCCCGACCGCAGGCGACGCAGACAAATCGTCAGTGCCGGTGCTGCGCTACTCCGACGGAGCGCTCGATCCGGCCAGCTGGTGCACGGCCGTCGCCGCTGCACTAAAGCGGATCGATACCGGGGAATTGACTAAGGTGGTCCTCGCCCGTGAACTGATCGTGGCCGCGGACGAACCACTCAGCCATCAACGGGTGCTGCGCCGACTGGCCGCTCGCTTTCCCCTATGCTGGACCTTCGCCGTGGACGGCCTGTTAGGGGCGACGCCCGAGCTGTTGCTCCGTCGAACCGGGCGGCGACTGTGGGCGCGCGTCCTGGCTGGCACTTCAAGGCGAGGTGCCGGTAATGAGGACATCGGACTGGGCGCTTCCTTATTAGCCTCGGAGAAGAATCGGGCGGAGCACGATCTGGCGCTCGAATCCCTTGTCCGTGCGCTACAACCCTACTGTCGGACGATCACGACCCCGGGTCGGCCCGAGCTGCTCACCTTGCCAAACGTCCTCCACTTGGCGAGTGATGTCCACGGCATTCAACGGTGCAGTGGTTCTGCGCGCGAAGCCGGATTGCTTGAACTCGTCGGCTCAGTTCACCCCACTGCAGCAGTCTGTGGAACTCCTGCCGGGACGGCGCGGACGCTTATCAAGGAGCTTGAGGCAATGGACCGCGGGCGCTACGCAGGTCCGGTTGGTTGGCTCGACTCTCGGGGGGATGGCGAGTTCGGATTGGCCCTGCGGTGTGCCGAGTTCGGCCGGGATGGCTTCTCGGCACGCCTCTTTGCCGGCTGCGGTATTGTTGCGGGTTCCGACCCGTTGGAAGAACTCATCGAGTCTCAGGCCAAGTTCTCGGCCGTACAGGCTGCCCTGGAGTGCTGA
- a CDS encoding molybdopterin-dependent oxidoreductase — MASRQVTRSCHYCEASCGTIVDVKDGAACRVSGDRADVLSAGYVCKKMRRVLDEDTDRLPGPLRKHGSAWIGLTWDEAVRQIGQQVLSIQREHGRDSVAICFGNPTAFDYATVLIGRLLTMTMGTANRYSAASLDGLPHLVTSRLMFGNQLLLPVPDIDRTDLLIIIGANPLVSNGSVLSAPGMPRRLRELKRRGGRLVVVDPRRTETARIADRHLQIRPGSDGILLLGLIHALIQNGLAPSGNWVTDEDLRFLRFLSNRWDSRAVETLTDIPAEQIEELANDLISRERAVCYARLGVAHGPFATATCWLVNVLNTLTGNLDSIGGAMFTRPAVDLIAISRLTRDQGDFGVRSRIHSFPSFGGERPMSTLADEILAEGHGAIRALITVGANLVECVPDSARIRQALPQLQLLACVDPFINETTSMAHYILPPISSLYRDQYPLITSLTALRNTAKYSLPAYDEPPPGPVDWEILSMLQSELARGRRGLHRIIHRNLASVTRRVGPTQMLNAALLVGPYGIRNALWRRPLDLSVLRAQDHGVDFGPLVPMLRRRRVKVRLIPEPIKVEAERMVDALGRAGQPRNGELLLIGRRRRNSMNSGTASFREGASEFESSCLIMHPADACARGLKSGDKARVSSDTAEIVVQVVSSYDIKPGVVSLPHGCSVGWRITSGDGEGLLGPAGANELTSRTLVDHIAGSAVLSAVHVSVTKYEG, encoded by the coding sequence ATGGCGTCTCGACAGGTCACTCGGTCCTGCCACTACTGTGAGGCCTCTTGCGGCACGATCGTCGACGTGAAGGATGGCGCGGCTTGTCGCGTATCCGGGGATCGAGCTGACGTACTCAGCGCAGGATACGTCTGTAAGAAGATGCGACGAGTCCTTGACGAAGACACCGACAGGTTGCCCGGCCCACTGCGGAAGCACGGTTCAGCTTGGATCGGGCTCACCTGGGACGAAGCGGTGCGACAGATTGGGCAGCAAGTACTTTCGATTCAGCGTGAACACGGCAGGGACTCGGTTGCCATTTGCTTCGGCAATCCGACCGCGTTTGATTACGCTACTGTCCTTATTGGCCGGCTGCTCACCATGACGATGGGCACCGCAAACAGATACTCCGCCGCTTCACTCGATGGCCTGCCCCACCTCGTCACCTCTCGACTGATGTTTGGCAACCAATTGCTTCTACCTGTGCCAGACATCGATAGGACGGACCTGCTCATAATTATTGGTGCCAATCCGCTTGTTTCCAATGGAAGTGTTCTTTCAGCGCCAGGGATGCCGCGGCGACTAAGGGAGCTTAAACGCCGGGGTGGCCGGCTTGTGGTCGTCGACCCCAGAAGAACCGAGACGGCACGGATCGCGGACAGGCATCTGCAGATTCGTCCCGGCAGTGACGGCATCCTGCTGCTAGGACTAATCCACGCATTGATCCAGAACGGACTTGCGCCGTCAGGCAATTGGGTGACGGACGAGGATCTGCGCTTCCTGCGATTCTTGTCGAACCGTTGGGATTCAAGAGCGGTCGAGACGTTGACCGATATTCCGGCAGAGCAGATCGAGGAACTGGCCAATGACCTCATTTCGCGCGAACGAGCCGTGTGCTATGCCCGGCTTGGCGTCGCACACGGGCCATTCGCAACAGCTACATGCTGGCTGGTGAACGTGCTCAACACCCTCACCGGGAACCTAGACTCGATCGGGGGTGCGATGTTCACTCGACCGGCCGTCGACTTGATTGCTATCTCCCGGCTGACTCGAGACCAAGGTGACTTCGGGGTACGTTCACGGATTCACTCCTTTCCCTCGTTCGGGGGGGAACGACCAATGTCAACGCTCGCCGACGAGATCCTCGCCGAAGGACATGGGGCGATCAGAGCACTCATCACGGTCGGGGCCAACCTGGTAGAGTGCGTACCCGACTCCGCAAGAATTCGTCAGGCTCTTCCGCAGTTGCAGCTACTCGCGTGCGTAGACCCGTTCATCAACGAGACGACGAGCATGGCCCACTATATCCTTCCACCAATATCCTCGTTGTATCGAGACCAGTATCCTCTCATTACCTCGCTCACCGCTCTGCGCAATACTGCGAAGTACAGCCTCCCGGCCTATGACGAGCCACCGCCGGGGCCCGTTGACTGGGAAATCCTGTCTATGTTGCAAAGCGAACTGGCGAGGGGGCGACGCGGGCTCCATCGCATCATTCATCGAAACCTAGCTTCCGTGACCCGGCGCGTGGGTCCGACCCAAATGCTCAATGCTGCTCTATTGGTCGGTCCATATGGAATTCGAAATGCACTCTGGCGACGGCCGCTCGATCTGTCGGTCTTACGCGCGCAAGACCATGGAGTAGACTTCGGGCCGCTGGTTCCGATGCTGCGACGTCGACGAGTGAAGGTGCGCTTAATACCAGAACCCATTAAGGTCGAAGCCGAGCGCATGGTGGATGCGCTCGGGCGTGCGGGTCAGCCGCGCAACGGCGAGCTCCTGTTAATCGGCAGGCGGCGACGCAATTCGATGAACAGCGGAACCGCAAGTTTCCGAGAGGGCGCGTCCGAGTTTGAATCAAGTTGCCTCATCATGCACCCAGCGGACGCCTGTGCGCGGGGCCTCAAGTCCGGTGACAAGGCGCGAGTCTCCTCGGATACCGCGGAAATCGTTGTTCAAGTTGTATCGTCTTACGATATCAAACCCGGGGTAGTGAGCCTTCCACACGGATGCTCTGTCGGGTGGCGAATCACTTCAGGTGATGGTGAAGGCTTGTTGGGCCCTGCCGGCGCCAACGAGCTTACATCTCGCACCTTGGTGGATCACATCGCCGGTTCGGCGGTGCTGAGCGCAGTGCACGTGTCCGTCACAAAGTATGAAGGATAG